One genomic region from Solwaraspora sp. WMMD792 encodes:
- a CDS encoding SAVED domain-containing protein produces the protein MTDDRWDGPGLTVFGSATGGGRAGRAGGGSGGDRGGWAGGLRAALSDGTAAVAVGGALAGGFGVEAAKSVMVGEAAGRWWFVVGCLAGVALLVAGFGLRERAHRQVQVGIVVTARDVGRGLARARQYEQQAEEFSRSTCAVTVATAVTLSGDPAVDKTRVEELADETFNALMLAQRLTPEATRVNLIPTMPLHLAFWFGARLGHTHSREVRVHAVRQADGSPPYFAATALRATESAVAPLSASLEVVAGGDPSRAALALDLQGFGRQFADPVRETCRQHGIGHLLVLRSAGALLTEDAATYTGVVEQARREWLAAALPSAARTGRYAVFLSGSVAISLALGARLAAPDPGRWTVFSFDRDTHSYQPFPLPEPTR, from the coding sequence GTGACGGACGATCGGTGGGACGGACCGGGGCTGACGGTGTTCGGCTCGGCCACCGGTGGCGGCCGGGCTGGCCGGGCCGGCGGCGGGTCGGGCGGTGACCGGGGCGGCTGGGCGGGCGGGCTGCGGGCGGCGTTGTCGGACGGGACGGCGGCGGTGGCGGTCGGCGGCGCGCTGGCTGGCGGGTTCGGTGTCGAGGCGGCCAAGTCGGTGATGGTCGGTGAGGCGGCCGGCCGGTGGTGGTTCGTGGTGGGTTGCCTGGCCGGGGTGGCGCTGCTGGTGGCCGGGTTCGGGCTGCGGGAGCGGGCGCACCGGCAGGTGCAGGTGGGGATCGTGGTGACCGCGCGCGACGTCGGGCGTGGGCTGGCCAGGGCCCGGCAGTACGAGCAGCAGGCCGAGGAGTTCAGCCGGTCGACGTGTGCGGTGACGGTGGCGACGGCGGTCACCTTGTCCGGTGATCCGGCGGTGGACAAAACTCGGGTCGAGGAGTTGGCGGATGAGACGTTCAACGCGTTGATGCTGGCGCAGCGGCTGACGCCGGAGGCGACCCGGGTCAATCTGATCCCGACGATGCCGCTGCATCTGGCGTTCTGGTTCGGGGCCCGGCTGGGTCACACCCATTCGCGTGAGGTGCGGGTCCACGCCGTCCGCCAGGCCGACGGGTCTCCCCCGTATTTCGCGGCGACGGCGTTGCGGGCCACCGAGTCGGCGGTGGCACCGTTGTCGGCGAGCCTGGAGGTCGTGGCGGGCGGGGATCCGTCGCGGGCGGCGCTCGCGTTGGATCTGCAAGGCTTCGGGCGCCAGTTCGCCGATCCGGTACGGGAGACCTGCCGACAACATGGAATCGGTCACCTGCTGGTGCTGCGCAGCGCGGGTGCGTTGTTGACCGAGGACGCGGCCACCTACACCGGGGTGGTGGAGCAGGCCCGCCGGGAGTGGCTGGCCGCCGCGTTGCCGAGTGCGGCCCGCACCGGCCGGTACGCGGTGTTCCTCAGCGGCTCGGTGGCGATCTCGCTGGCGTTGGGTGCCCGCCTGGCGGCACCGGATCCGGGGCGGTGGACGGTCTTTTCGTTCGACCGGGACACCCACTCGTACCAACCGTTTCCCTTGCCGGAGCCGACCCGGTGA